GGTTGCAGCGCCGGATCTTTATTGGAATTGGCGTGGCTGCAATCGACCATGATGTTTGGCTTGATCTTCGCCTTGGTCAACGCCTGTTCGCACAAGGCCACGCTGACCGAATCATAGTTGGGCTTGCCATTGCCGCCACGCAGTACCACGTGGCCATAGGCGTTGCCTTTGGTGGTGACGATGGACACGCCGCCTTCCTGGTTGATCCCCAGGAAACGATGAGGGCTGGAAACCGACTGCAAGGCGTTGATCGCCACGGTCAGGCCGCCATCGGTACCGTTCTTGAAACCCACGGCCGAGGACAGGCCAGAGGCCATTTCGCGGTGGGTTTGCGATTCGGTAGTACGTGCGCCAATCGCCGACCAACTGATCAGGTCCTGCAGGTATTGCGGGGAAATCGGGTCCAGGGCTTCGGTGGCCGTGGGCAGGCCCATTTCAGCCAGATCCAGCAGCAACTTGCGGCCGATATGCAAGCCGTCCTGGATCTTGAACGAGTCGTCCAGGTACGGATCGTTGATCAGGCCTTTCCAGCCGACGGTGGTACGCGGCTTCTCGAAATACACGCGCATCACCAGGTACAGGGTGTCGGAAACTTCCGCAGCCAGTACTTTGAGGCGCTCGGCGTACTCGTGTGCAGCCTTGAGGTCGTGGATCGAGCAAGGGCCGATCACCACGAACAGGCGGTGGTCAGTGCCGTCGAGGATGTCACGAATGACTTCGCGGCCCTTGGTGACAGTCTGCAGTGCAGCGTCGCTCAAAGGGATTTCGCGCTTGAGCTGATCGGGCGTGATCAGGGTCTCGTTGGATTCGACGTTTAGGTCGTTGATCGGTAAATCAGCCATCGTGTTACTCGTCAGGGTCACGGGTGCCGGCCGCCAGCGAACCCCGTGCGGCGGAGCACAGCATGATTTAAATGCAGCGGGGAGCCGAACCTTAGCGCGTACAAGCCTGCTCGACAATGGGCAATTGCGCGCGTTGTGGTGTGGACTGATAGTGTGTTGCCTGGTTAAAGGTGGTGGTGCGGATCGAGTGAAAGCGTTTGAATTGACGGATTTGGATATCGACCAGCAGTTGCTGGCGCTGCCTGGTGCTTCGCTGCTGGTGTTTACCAGCGTTGGCTGTTCCAGTTGTCGTTGGGCGCGTCAACAGATGCCGGGCTGGAACCTGCCGGTGGCGCGCATCTGTTGGGTCGACGCTGGGCATAATGGTGGCGCGGTTGCGCGCTACGGGATCTTTCATTTGCCGGCTTTATTTGTAGTGTGCGAGGGTCAACTCCACGGCGCACTACAGGTGGGCCTGAACCCGAGTGACCTCAGTGACGCTATAAATGAGGCGCTCCAACAAGAACCAGAGGAGTTGCCATGACGAGTGCAGTTGAACCTGGACCACGCGTTGGGATTATCGGCACCGGTGCCATCGGTGGTTTTTACGGGTTGATGCTGGCGCGTGCCGGTTTTGACGTGCATTTCCTGTTGCGCAGCGAATATGCGGCGGTGAGTGAGCGTGGCTTGCAACTCAATAGTGCGATACACGGGGCCTTGAGCCTGCACCCGGTCCAGGCCTATGCCAATGCGGCCGACATGCCGCCTTGCGACTGGCTGCTGGTGGGCACCAAAACCACCGGCAACGTTGAGCTGGCACCGACCATTGCCCAGGTGGCGGCGCCGGATGCCAAGGTCGTGCTGTTGCAAAATGGCCTGGGTGTCGAGGACGGCCTGCGCGAACATTTGCCTGAGTCCCTGCATTTGCTCGGCGGGCTTTGCTATATCTGCGTTCACCGTTCCGGACCGGGGATTGTCGAACACCAGGCCATGGGCCGGGTCAGTCTGGGTTATCACAGTGGCGATGCCACACATGATACTGCTCGTCGTCAGGCGATTGTCGAAGAGGGGGCCGGGCTGTTCCGCCAGGCTGGGATCGACTCCCAGGCCATGCCTGACCTGGACCAGGCGCGCTGGCATAAGCTGGTGTGGAATGTGCCGTACAACGGCCTGTCGGTGTTGCTCGGTGCCAATACCTCGGAGTTGATGGCTGACGAATCCAGCCGGGAATTGATTCAGGGCCTTATGGCCGAAGTGGTGCAGGGCGCCCATGCATGCGGTCATGAAATCGCGCCCGGCTACGCCGCGCAGATGTTCAGCATGACCGAGCGTTTGACGGACTATTGGCCCAGCATGTATCACGATCATCTGCACCAGCGCCCCCTGGAACTGGCTGCGATCTACGCCCGTCCACTGGCTGCCGCCCGGGCCGCCGGCTGTGAAATGCCGCGGATGCAGGCGCTGTATCAGGCTTTGGGCTTCATTGATCGACGCAACGGCTGAGGAACAGATATGGCCAAAGGCATGAGCGACAAACTGGTATTGGCGATTTCCTCGCGGGCACTGTTCGACCTGGGTGAAAGCCATAAGGTTTATCTGGCCCAGGGCGTCGAGGCCTACCGCAAGTATCAGATCGATCACGAGGAAGAAATCCTTGAGCCGGGCGATGCCTTCCCCCTGGTCAAGAAGCTCCTGACCCTCAATGCCAGCCTGGGCCGCGCGAGGGTCGAAGTGGTGCTGGTTTCGCGCAACAGTGCCGATACCGGTTTGCGTGTGTTCAATTCGATCCAGCATTACGGCCTGGATATTTCCCGCGCCGCCTTCGTCGGTGGGCGTAACCCCCACCCTTATCTGGCGGCGTTTGGCAGTCACCTGTTCCTCTCGACCCATGCCGAAGATGTACGCAGCGCACTGGATGCCGGTTTTGCGGCGGCGACCATTCTGTCTGGCGGCGCCCGCCGGGCTTGCAGTGCCGAATTGCGGATTGCCTTCGATGGAGATGCGGTGTTGTTTTCCGACGAGTCCGAGCGCGTGTACCAGAGCGGCGGCCTGGAAGCCTTCCAGGCCAGCGAGCGGCAAGCGGCCCGCGAACCACTGCGTGGCGGGCCATTCAAAGGGTTCCTGGCAGCTCTCAATCTGTTGCAGCGCGAGTTCCCCGATGAGTCATGCCCGATCCGCACAGCGTTGGTGACGGCGCGTTCGGCCCCGTCCCACGAACGGGTGATCCGCACATTGCGCGAGTGGGACATCCGCCTGGATGAGTCGCTGTTTCTTGGCGGCCTGGAAAAATCAGCGTTCCTTGAGGCGTTCGCCGCCGACGTGTTTTTTGACGACCAGGCCGGCCATTGCGAGAAAGCCAGGGAGGTTGTGGCCACCGGGCATGTGCCCCATGGCGTGAGCAATGAGCCGAAAGTCCAGGTCCAGAGCTAAGTTCATCGCAGTCGCGGAGGCGCTGCTAAGCTGAAACAATCCCCGCCATCCTGGCAGCCCAGGAGGTTCTATGATTCGGTCGATGTTGTATGCCTCAGACCTGGGTGTATATGCGCCTTACGTGATGCAACATGCGCTGGCGATGGCGCGTACGTTCAAGGCGGACCTGTATGTGATTCATGTGGTGGAGCCGATCGGGCTGTTCGCAGAATCGGTGCTGCAAACCTATCTTGATGAGCAGGCGTTGAGCGAATGGCAGAGCCAGGGGCTGAACACCGTAATGGCGAACATCGAACAGCGGGTGCTGGACAGTTTTCGTGAAGAGTTGCAGGACGGCGAGCAGGACTTGCTGGCGATTCGTTCGGTGCGGGTGATCCAGGGGGATCCCGCCCAAGTGATTCTCGACCAGGCGCAGAAACTCTCGGTGGATTTGTTGATCGTAGGGAGTCATAGCCAGGGCACAGGGATCTCGGCGCCACTGGGGCGTACCGCGGCGCGGGTGCTGCAGTTGTCTCAGGTACCGGTCTATCTGGTGCCTTTGCTGCAGCGTCGGCGCAGTGATGATGTGTGATGGGGTGAAAACGATAAAAAAGTTCTAGATTTATAAATCCAACCTTTAATATAGTTATATACCGTCGCTGATATCCGTGGCGTCTATCTGCTTTGAGGGACACATATGAAGCTTCAACAACTGCGCTACATCTGGGAAGTGGCGCACCACGACCTCAACGTTTCCGCCACGGCTCAAAGCCTCTACACCTCGCAACCGGGTATCAGTAAACAGATCCGCCTGCTCGAAGACGAATTGGGCGTCGAAGTGTTCGCCCGCAGCGGCAAGCACTTGACCCGCGTCACGCCTGCCGGTGAGCGCATCATCACCACGGCCGGTGAAATCCTGCGCAAGGTTGAAAGCATCAAGCAGATCGCCCAGGAATTTTCCAACGAGAAAAAAGGCACCCTGTCGATCGCCACCACCCACACTCAGGCCCGTTACGCGCTGCCGCCGGTGATCAGTTCGTTCATCAAGCAGTACCCGGACGTGGCCTTGCACATGCACCAGGGCTCGCCGATGCAGATCGCCGAAATGGCGGCCGATGGCACCGTCGATTTCGCCATTGCCACCGAAGCCCTGGAGCTGTTCGGCGACCTGGTGATGATGCCGTGCTATCGCTGGAACCGCTGCGTCGTGGTACCCCAGGGGCACCCATTGGCCAAGCTGCCGAAGCTGACCCTGGAAGCGCTGGCGGAATATCCGATTGTCACCTACGTGTTCGGCTTCACCGGCCGCTCCAAGCTCGACGAAGCCTTCAGCCATCGTGGCCTCACGCCCAAAGTGGTGTTCACTGCAGCGGACGCCGACGTGATCAAGACTTACGTGCGCCTGGGCCTGGGCGTTGGCATCGTGGCCAAGATGGCTGTCGATACCAAGCTCGACAGCGACCTGGTGGTGCTCGATGCCAGCGAATTGTTCGAGTCCAGTGTGACCAAGATCGGCTTCCGTCGTGGCACGTTCCTGCGTGGCTTCATGTGCGATTTCATCGAGAAGTTCGCCCCGCACCTAACCCGTGAAGTCATGGCCAAGGCGATCCAGTGCCATAACAAGCAGGAACTGGAAGAGCTGTTCGACGGCGTTGAACTGCCGGTTCACTGACCGATCTAGCGGGCCTCGGTCACCACGAATTGTTGCCGGGCGCCCGCCACCAGAATCTCCACCTCATCCCCTTCGAATTTGCCCAGCAGGCTTTTGCCCAGCGGCGAGCGAGGGGTGATGACGGTCACCAATTGCCCCACCACATAGACTTTCAGGCCTGCCGCGTCCGGCGCGAGGAATAGCCATTGCTGGCGGCCGTTGTCGTCTTCCAGGCCGAGCAGGGCGCCTACTTCAATGCCCCGTTGTTCATCGTAGGGTCGCAGGTTGAGGTTTTGGCACAGCACCAGTGATTGCCTGATTTCCTCCACGCGCTTGGCTTGTCCGGCGGCGAGGTAAGACGCTTCCAGGCCCAGGGTGTCGTACTTGTTCTCGGCGATGTTTTCTTCGTGGGTTGCGGTTTCGTAGGCGGTTTGCGCGGCGCGTTGCGCCACATCCAGGTCGGCGGAGAGTTTTTCCAGGATCAACTGGAGGACGGCGTGTTTATTCATGGGGGCGTGCGGCTCAATCACAAAATTGCAGGACGTTGGCCCGGCTCTTGTCGTTGGGGGCGTTCTGGTCCTGCTGGAGCCAGAACTGGCATTTGGGGTTGGACAGATTGCGCGGGTTCGCCCGCGTCTGGTCCAGGGCCTGTTGCTGTTCCTGCTTGTGCAGGTTCTGTTGGTATTGCTCAAACATCCGGTTCGGTGGCTCTGGTGCAACGGCGGGCGGCTTGCCCAGTTGTTGGACGGCTTGGCTGACGGCGGCCACGGGCTGTTCAAGCAGGTAGCGCGAGGCCAGCCAGCCTGTCAGCGCGATGGCGACAAAGCCCAGCCACAGGCCCAGGGCCACGGCAATACTGAGTTTGAACATCGACAGCGGGCGATCGGACATGGCGGCCTCCTGGCATACGGTTGCGGTGAGCGAAGGATTGTCGCATAGCCGGCGTGCAGAATAATCGCGATCAACCCTTCTGCATGGCGGCATTTATGCGGACAATCGAGCCTTTGAATGATGGAGCCCGGAATGAAAGCCCGCTGGGATATTTTTTGCAGCGTCGTCGACAACTACGGCGACATCGGCGTGACTTGGCGCCTGGCCCGGCAATTGGCTGCGGAACACGCCTGCGTGGTGCGCTTGTGGGTCGATGATTTGCGGGCGTTCGAACGCATGTGCCCAGAGGTGGATGTGCAGTTGGACCAGCAGTGGCAAGAGGGCGTCGATGTGCGGCACTGGTCACCGCACTGGGCGGCTACGCCAGCGGCCGATGTGGTGATTGCCGCGTTTGCCTGCCAATTGCCCCATGACTATATGGAGGCAATGGCTGGGTGTGAGCTCCCGCCACTGTGGATGAACCTTGACTATCTAAGCGCCGAGGAATGGGTCGTCGGTTGCCACGGCCTGCCGTCGGTGAAGTTCAAGGGTGTGCAAAAGTACTTCTTCTTCCCGGGGTTTCGTTCTGGTACGGGCGGCTTGTTGCGTGAGGCCGGGCTGATTGAACAACGGCAGGCCTTTCAGCGTGACCCGCAGGCTCGGCAACAATTCCTGCAGGCGCTGGGTGTCTTTCCCACGCAGGGCGCCCGTTTGATGTCGCTGTTTGCCTATGAAAACGTCGGATTGGCCAGTTGGCTGGACGTGCTGGCCGCTGATGGGCAAGCCACTCATCTGCTGGTGCCGGAAGGGCGCATCCTCGGCGACGTGCAGCGCTGGCTGGGTGTCGAGGTGTTGGTAGCAGGTGATATTCATCTGCGCGGTACGCTGACGATCCAGGTACTGCCGTTCGTGCGGCAGGAACAATACGACCGCCTGTTGTGGTGCTGCGATTTCAACGCCGTGCGCGGCGAAGACTCCTTTGTGCGTGCGCAATGGGCTGGGCGCCCGTTGCTATGGCACATCTATCGCCAGGACGATGATATTCACCTGGACAAGCTCGATGCCTTCCTCACGCTCTATACCCAGGGCCTGTCTGTACCTGCGAAAGCTGCGCTGATTGCCCTATGGCAAGCCTGGAACACGGACAGCGATATGGCCTCAAGCTGGAAAATCCTGCTTGAGCATTGGACGGAACTGACCGTACACGCCGAAAAATGGTGTCTGGAACAGGCCTTGCAGGCTGATCTTGCGACGGCGCTGGTACAGTTTTATGAAAATTGGATATGATACGCGACCTTGATTTTTGTAAATCCCATCCAAATTTCGGATATTCGTAATGAAAACTGGTAAAGAACTGAAACCCGGTACAGTGATCCGTCTCGAAAACGACCCTTGGCTGGTTCAGAAAGCTGAGTTCACCAAGTCTGGTCGTAACAGCGCAATCATGAAGACCAAGCTGAAGAACCTGCTGACCGGTTACAAGACCGAGATCGTCTACAGCGCCGATGACAAACTGGACGACGTAATCCTCGACCGTAAAGAAGCGACCCTGTCCTTCATCAGCGGCGACACCTACACGTTCATGGACACTACCGACTACACCATGTACGAGCTGAACGCTGAAGATATCGAAGCCGTTCTGCCGTTCATTGAAGAAGGTATGGAAGACGTCTGCGAAGCCATTTTCTTCGAAGAGCGCCTGGTTTCCGTAGAGCTGCCGACCACCATCGTGCGTAAGGTTGCCTACACCGAAGGTTCCGCTCGTGGCGACACTTCGGGCAAAGTGATGAAGCCGGCCAAGCTGGCTAACGGTACCGAACTGCAAGTGGCCGATTTCATCGAAATCGACGACCTGATCGAGATCGACACCCGTGAAGGTGGTTCGTACAAAGGTCGCGCCAAGAAGTAATTCTGGCGTTACTGATAAAAAACCCGACCATGAGTCGGGTTTTTTGTGCCTGTTTGCCAGTCACACCGTGATATGCAGGCGCACATCGACGTTGCCACGGGTGGCGTTGGAGTAAGGGCAGACCTGATGGGCAGCCTCCACCAGGCTTTGCGCTTCGTCGTGTTCCAAGCCGGGCAGGGACACGTGAAGGTCGATGTCCAGGCCAAATCCACCGGGAATCTGGCCGATGCCCACATGGGCGGTGATCGAGGCGTCATCGGGGATTTTACGCTTGCTCTGGCTGGCGACGAATTTCAGGGCGCCGATAAAACAGGCCGAGTAGCCAGCGGCGAACAGTTGTTCCGGGTTGGTGGCTTGACCGCCAGCGCCGCCCAACTCTTTTGGCGTAGAAAGTTTCACATCGAGGATGTTGTCGCTGGAAACGGCACGACCATCACGGCCGCCGGTGGCGGTGGCTACTGCGGTATAGAGAGTTTGCATGGGAGACGCCTCGCGGTTTTATTTGCGCTAAAAGTTTGCGCGCTAAGTAAGTGGCGAGGTGAATGTATCGCGCAAATCTTTAGCGCGCAATATAAATTTCCAAACTAATCCCAATCCCCTGTAGGAGCCGGCTTGCCGGCGAAAAG
The Pseudomonas hygromyciniae genome window above contains:
- a CDS encoding 5'-nucleotidase translates to MAKGMSDKLVLAISSRALFDLGESHKVYLAQGVEAYRKYQIDHEEEILEPGDAFPLVKKLLTLNASLGRARVEVVLVSRNSADTGLRVFNSIQHYGLDISRAAFVGGRNPHPYLAAFGSHLFLSTHAEDVRSALDAGFAAATILSGGARRACSAELRIAFDGDAVLFSDESERVYQSGGLEAFQASERQAAREPLRGGPFKGFLAALNLLQREFPDESCPIRTALVTARSAPSHERVIRTLREWDIRLDESLFLGGLEKSAFLEAFAADVFFDDQAGHCEKAREVVATGHVPHGVSNEPKVQVQS
- the earP gene encoding elongation factor P maturation arginine rhamnosyltransferase EarP; amino-acid sequence: MKARWDIFCSVVDNYGDIGVTWRLARQLAAEHACVVRLWVDDLRAFERMCPEVDVQLDQQWQEGVDVRHWSPHWAATPAADVVIAAFACQLPHDYMEAMAGCELPPLWMNLDYLSAEEWVVGCHGLPSVKFKGVQKYFFFPGFRSGTGGLLREAGLIEQRQAFQRDPQARQQFLQALGVFPTQGARLMSLFAYENVGLASWLDVLAADGQATHLLVPEGRILGDVQRWLGVEVLVAGDIHLRGTLTIQVLPFVRQEQYDRLLWCCDFNAVRGEDSFVRAQWAGRPLLWHIYRQDDDIHLDKLDAFLTLYTQGLSVPAKAALIALWQAWNTDSDMASSWKILLEHWTELTVHAEKWCLEQALQADLATALVQFYENWI
- a CDS encoding universal stress protein; translated protein: MIRSMLYASDLGVYAPYVMQHALAMARTFKADLYVIHVVEPIGLFAESVLQTYLDEQALSEWQSQGLNTVMANIEQRVLDSFREELQDGEQDLLAIRSVRVIQGDPAQVILDQAQKLSVDLLIVGSHSQGTGISAPLGRTAARVLQLSQVPVYLVPLLQRRRSDDV
- a CDS encoding putative 2-dehydropantoate 2-reductase: MTSAVEPGPRVGIIGTGAIGGFYGLMLARAGFDVHFLLRSEYAAVSERGLQLNSAIHGALSLHPVQAYANAADMPPCDWLLVGTKTTGNVELAPTIAQVAAPDAKVVLLQNGLGVEDGLREHLPESLHLLGGLCYICVHRSGPGIVEHQAMGRVSLGYHSGDATHDTARRQAIVEEGAGLFRQAGIDSQAMPDLDQARWHKLVWNVPYNGLSVLLGANTSELMADESSRELIQGLMAEVVQGAHACGHEIAPGYAAQMFSMTERLTDYWPSMYHDHLHQRPLELAAIYARPLAAARAAGCEMPRMQALYQALGFIDRRNG
- a CDS encoding elongation factor P — its product is MKTGKELKPGTVIRLENDPWLVQKAEFTKSGRNSAIMKTKLKNLLTGYKTEIVYSADDKLDDVILDRKEATLSFISGDTYTFMDTTDYTMYELNAEDIEAVLPFIEEGMEDVCEAIFFEERLVSVELPTTIVRKVAYTEGSARGDTSGKVMKPAKLANGTELQVADFIEIDDLIEIDTREGGSYKGRAKK
- a CDS encoding organic hydroperoxide resistance protein encodes the protein MQTLYTAVATATGGRDGRAVSSDNILDVKLSTPKELGGAGGQATNPEQLFAAGYSACFIGALKFVASQSKRKIPDDASITAHVGIGQIPGGFGLDIDLHVSLPGLEHDEAQSLVEAAHQVCPYSNATRGNVDVRLHITV
- a CDS encoding 3-deoxy-7-phosphoheptulonate synthase; the protein is MADLPINDLNVESNETLITPDQLKREIPLSDAALQTVTKGREVIRDILDGTDHRLFVVIGPCSIHDLKAAHEYAERLKVLAAEVSDTLYLVMRVYFEKPRTTVGWKGLINDPYLDDSFKIQDGLHIGRKLLLDLAEMGLPTATEALDPISPQYLQDLISWSAIGARTTESQTHREMASGLSSAVGFKNGTDGGLTVAINALQSVSSPHRFLGINQEGGVSIVTTKGNAYGHVVLRGGNGKPNYDSVSVALCEQALTKAKIKPNIMVDCSHANSNKDPALQPLVMENVANQILEGNQSIIGLMVESHLNWGCQAIPKDLADLQYGVSITDACIDWSATETTLRSMHAKLKDVLPKRKRT
- the cysB gene encoding HTH-type transcriptional regulator CysB; this translates as MKLQQLRYIWEVAHHDLNVSATAQSLYTSQPGISKQIRLLEDELGVEVFARSGKHLTRVTPAGERIITTAGEILRKVESIKQIAQEFSNEKKGTLSIATTHTQARYALPPVISSFIKQYPDVALHMHQGSPMQIAEMAADGTVDFAIATEALELFGDLVMMPCYRWNRCVVVPQGHPLAKLPKLTLEALAEYPIVTYVFGFTGRSKLDEAFSHRGLTPKVVFTAADADVIKTYVRLGLGVGIVAKMAVDTKLDSDLVVLDASELFESSVTKIGFRRGTFLRGFMCDFIEKFAPHLTREVMAKAIQCHNKQELEELFDGVELPVH
- a CDS encoding GreA/GreB family elongation factor — its product is MNKHAVLQLILEKLSADLDVAQRAAQTAYETATHEENIAENKYDTLGLEASYLAAGQAKRVEEIRQSLVLCQNLNLRPYDEQRGIEVGALLGLEDDNGRQQWLFLAPDAAGLKVYVVGQLVTVITPRSPLGKSLLGKFEGDEVEILVAGARQQFVVTEAR
- a CDS encoding thioredoxin, yielding MIVCCLVKGGGADRVKAFELTDLDIDQQLLALPGASLLVFTSVGCSSCRWARQQMPGWNLPVARICWVDAGHNGGAVARYGIFHLPALFVVCEGQLHGALQVGLNPSDLSDAINEALQQEPEELP